A genomic region of Microtus ochrogaster isolate Prairie Vole_2 unplaced genomic scaffold, MicOch1.0 UNK848, whole genome shotgun sequence contains the following coding sequences:
- the LOC101991542 gene encoding G2/mitotic-specific cyclin-B1-like — MALRVTRSTKLNTENKAKVSMAGAKRVPVAIAAASKPGLRPRTALGDIGNKVSEQAQARLPLKKELKTSVTGKVSAKIPPKLLEKVPVSEPEVEITEPEPVMEEKLSPEPILPSLS; from the exons ATGGCGCTCAGGGTCACTAGG aGCACGAAACTTAACACGGAAAATAAGGCCAAGGTCAGCATGGCAGGCGCCAAGCGTGTGCCTGTGGCAATTGCTGCAGCCTCCAAGCCCGGGCTGAGACCAAGAACCGCTCTCGGAGATATTGGTAACAAAGTCAGCGAACAGGCACAGGCCAGACTGCCTCTGAAAAAGGAACTAAAAACTTCAGTTACTGGGAAAGTTTCAGCCAAAATCCCACCAAAACTTCTGGAGAAGGTTCCTGTGAGTGAGCCAGAGGTGGAAATTACTGAGCCTGAACCTGTTATGGAAGAAAAGCTTTCTCCTGAACCTATTTTG ccatcGCTGTCCTAA